GCGCGCAAGGGCATCCGCACGGGCGTCGTGGCCGACCGTTTCGGCGGCCAGGTGCTCGACACCATGGCTATCGAGAACTTCATCTCGGTGCCGCATACCGAAGGCCCCAAGCTGGGCGCTGCGCTCGAAGCCCATGTCCGCGACTATGACGTCGAGATCATGAACCTGCAGCGCGCCCAAAAGCTCGAGCCGGTCGCGGATGGCTACAAGGTCACGCTCGAAAGCGGCGCGAGCCTTACCGGCCGCTCCATCGTCCTCGCCACCGGCGCGCGCTGGCGCAAGATGGGTGTGCCGGGCGAAGAGCAATATCTCAACAAGGGCGTGGCCTTCTGCCCGCATTGCGATGGTCCGCTGTTCAAGGGCAAGCGCGTGGCGGTCATCGGCGGCGGCAATTCCGGCGTCGAGGCGGCCATCGACCTGGCCGGGCTGGTGGCGCACGTCACCCTCATCGAGTTCGACAAGCAATTGCGCGCCGACGACGTCTTGCAGCGCAAGCTGCGCTCGCTCGCCAATGTCACCATCCTCACCTCCGCCAGGACCACCGAGGTGATCGGCGACGGCAGCAAGGTCATCGGCCTCCATTACGAGAACCGCCCCGATGGCCAGCAGCAATCGCTGGCGGTGGACGGCATCTTCGTGCAGATCGGGCTCCTGCCCAATACCGAATGGCTCAAGGACATTCTCGACATCTCCCCGCGCGGCGAGATCGTTGTCAGCGCCAGCGGCGAAACCTCGCTGCCGGGCGTCTTCGCGGCCGGCGACTGCACGACCACGCCCTATAAGCAGATCATCATCGCTGCCGGCGAAGGCGCCAAGGCCGCCCTCTCCGCCTTCGATCACCTGATCCGCACCAGCGCGCCGGCGGCCGAGGCGGCCGCCTGAGGCAGAGGGCCGGCATGAACATTCGCGATCTCGAATATCTCGTCGCCCTGGCGGACCAGCGGAATTTCCGCCGGGCGGCCGAGATCTGCAATGTCAGCCAGCCGACGCTTTCCACCCAATTGCGCAAGCTCGAGGACGAACTGGGCGTCGCGCTGGTCGAGCGCATTCCGCGCAACGTGACCCTCACCGCCGCAGGCGCCGATGTGGTTGCCCGCGCGCGCCGCATCCTCGCCGAACTCGCCGAGCTCAAGCAATCCGCATCGGCCCGGCGCGGCGGGCAGAACCGCCTGCGGCTGGGCGTTTTCCCCACGCTCAGCCCCTATCTCCTGCCGCACATCATCCCACCGATCCGCGAGCGCTTTCCCGGGATGGAATTGCTGCTCACCGAGGAAAAGAGCAGCGTGCTGCGCCAGCAGCTCGCCTCCGGCCAGCTCGACGCCGCCATTCTCGCCGATCCGTCCGAGGACGCGCAGCAGGACAGCCAGCACCTCTTCGATGAGCCGTTCCTCCTCGCCGTGCCCAGCGGCCACCGGCTGTCGCGCCAGGATTTCGTCGAGCCCGGCGACCTGCGCGACGAAAGGTTGATGCTCCTCGAAGAGGGCCATTGCCTGCGCGACCAGGCGCTCGAAGCCTCCCGGCAGGTGGGTGCGCGCGAGGAAACCACCTTTCGCGCCACCAGCCTCGAAACGCTGCGGCAGATGGTGGCGGCCGGCGTCGGCATGACCTTCCTGCCGGCCCTTGCGTGCCTCCCCGCCGCGCTCGATTTCCGCGGCTACAGCGTCCTGCCCTTCCACCGAGCCAGCTTCCAGCGCAGCGTCGCCATTCACTGGCGACGAACCTCACCGATGGTCGATGCTATTGCGGAATGCGGACAGATTATCGCTGCAGAGATACCGTCGTTGCTTGGGCGCGGCAGACAAGCGCGATTCGCGTGACCGTTCATCGTTGCGCGTAGGCGTCCGCGAGCATGCGGGCGATCCCCGCGAGCTCGGCACGAAGCCCAGGTGGAGACGCGATAGGTGCGGACGCCGCCCTCAGATTGTGCCGCCAGATACCAGGCGCCCTTGAGGACGATACCAGTCTGCTCAATTTTCCTGGTCAGTTTAACAAACTGGTTGGCGGCGCGACCTATATTCGGCCCATGCAAGTAGAGCGCCGCTCCAAACCTCGCGAGAAAATGAAATTACCCGCCACGGTCGTTTTGGACGACGGGCGGGTACGAATACATGCGACGCTGGAGGACCTGTCGGCGGAGGGACTGCGTGTTCAAGTTCCTCACCAAACGGAAATCAGCGATGGCGGATATGTCCTATTTGCACGCCGGATGGAGCCATTCCGCGTAGTTTGGCAGACCGCCGATCGCGCCGGTCTCATTCTCACTAAGCCGGATTAGACCAGCCAGCAGCTATT
The sequence above is a segment of the Paradevosia shaoguanensis genome. Coding sequences within it:
- a CDS encoding PilZ domain-containing protein, giving the protein MKLPATVVLDDGRVRIHATLEDLSAEGLRVQVPHQTEISDGGYVLFARRMEPFRVVWQTADRAGLILTKPD
- a CDS encoding LysR substrate-binding domain-containing protein; the protein is MNIRDLEYLVALADQRNFRRAAEICNVSQPTLSTQLRKLEDELGVALVERIPRNVTLTAAGADVVARARRILAELAELKQSASARRGGQNRLRLGVFPTLSPYLLPHIIPPIRERFPGMELLLTEEKSSVLRQQLASGQLDAAILADPSEDAQQDSQHLFDEPFLLAVPSGHRLSRQDFVEPGDLRDERLMLLEEGHCLRDQALEASRQVGAREETTFRATSLETLRQMVAAGVGMTFLPALACLPAALDFRGYSVLPFHRASFQRSVAIHWRRTSPMVDAIAECGQIIAAEIPSLLGRGRQARFA
- the ahpF gene encoding alkyl hydroperoxide reductase subunit F — encoded protein: MLDANLKAQLKAYLERVTRPVVITAYSGDVPKAREMDELLAEIAALSDKITVVAGDPAGHRVPSFALSSPGQDINLTFAGLPMGHEFTSLVLALLQVGGHPPKAEQALLDQIKALDGEMRFETYFSLSCQNCPDVVQALNLMAAINPKVSHVAIDGALFQAEVSSRQVMSVPTIFLNGQPFAAGRMGAEEIVAKLDTGAADRAVEKINAQETFDVLVVGGGPAGAAAAVYAARKGIRTGVVADRFGGQVLDTMAIENFISVPHTEGPKLGAALEAHVRDYDVEIMNLQRAQKLEPVADGYKVTLESGASLTGRSIVLATGARWRKMGVPGEEQYLNKGVAFCPHCDGPLFKGKRVAVIGGGNSGVEAAIDLAGLVAHVTLIEFDKQLRADDVLQRKLRSLANVTILTSARTTEVIGDGSKVIGLHYENRPDGQQQSLAVDGIFVQIGLLPNTEWLKDILDISPRGEIVVSASGETSLPGVFAAGDCTTTPYKQIIIAAGEGAKAALSAFDHLIRTSAPAAEAAA